The genomic DNA GTAGGATTGTCTATTACAATGTCTTCAAATTCGAAGTACATGAATTTATTCTATTGCAATGGGTTTTGAGCACCCTTGTACTCCTTATAATAAAGTCtctgtttataaaaaaatggcGTGAGAAAATCATTTTTGCCTCTAGTATCCAACAAATCTCTACACATTATCACTTCCATGCAATTACGTAGATAGTCAATTCTAGTGTTAGTAAGGGAGCTATGCACCAGtacatgaaataaatttaacAGACAAGTGCTTAAATCTAAATAGTCACCAAGAATATCTAAGGAAATAATCATTTTGGTGTCAAATGCAGTTGACACAAATGATTCGACTTTTTGCTCACACTTATTGTCAGTCTGGTTCAAATTCCGGAATTCTACATCTGGTAGGTTACACGTAAATTTCTTTGTAAATCCTACTCTGACCGAGCATGAGAGTATGTCTCCTCCACTAATCTAActttattttcacaaaaaaaaaaaaaaaatcatattggcATTTTGTTAATGCTCATTGAGTCTAATCAAACTAGTGCCAGTGATTTTCTTAGCTCTTCTATTAGCACCCAACGATTTCCTAATCTTAACTAAATCATCCCATTGCTCTGTATTAGCATAAATATTAGCCATGACAGAATAAACCCCACCATCTTCAGGTTTAATCTCCATTACTTGCTGAGCTGCTTGCTTTGCTATCTCAACATTCCCATGTATCCTACATCCACCTAACAACCCACCCCATGCAAACACATCACCCCCATTTGGCATCCCTTTTATCAACTCCCTTGATTCTTCAATCAACCCAGCTCTTGCCAACATATCAGCCATACACCCATAATGCTTACCCTCTCTAGCAACCCCATACACAGTTTCCATTTCATCAAAAACCTTTCTagcttcacaaaccaaaccagCATGGCTACACCCAACCAACACACCCAAGAAAGTAACCCCATCAGGCTTAATCCCTTCACCAACCATTCTAGAAAAATATTCCAACAAAACCAAACCCTGCCCATGAATAGCAAAGCCAACAAGCATAGCATTCCATGTAAACACATCTTTATTCGTGCATGACTCGAATGTTTCCCTTGCAATCTCAACACAACCACATTTCGCATATAAATCCACCAACCCAGTTGTCAAATACGAATCAACTCGAATCCCATTCCTCGTAATATAATCATGAACAAACCTACCTTGTTCCAGCTCCCCTAACTGAGCACAAGCAGATAAAACCGACACCAATGCTATATTATCCGGAATAAATTCCAATCCAATCATCTCATTAAAAAGTTCAACAGCTTCCCGACACAGTTTCGCCTGACTATAACCCGCAATCATAGTACCCCAGGTAACTTCATTCCGTTgaggcatttcatcaaacagttCACGCGCACGATCAAGCTTAAAATTTTTAACAAACCCATcaatcataacattataagaaaCAATGTCTCTATAACCACTTTCACAAAACACCTTGTATGCATCATTTACACGGTCATTAACTGAATAAACACGAATGAGCGAGTTCATAACAAAAGAGTCAACCAGAAAACCATACTTGAAAACTTGGGAGTGAAGAGACTGAGCAAGAGAAAGAGAGTGTAGTTGAGAAGAG from Medicago truncatula cultivar Jemalong A17 chromosome 8, MtrunA17r5.0-ANR, whole genome shotgun sequence includes the following:
- the LOC25501966 gene encoding pentatricopeptide repeat-containing protein At5g61800; protein product: MSMLNLIKQCKSIKQLHQIHALTITSNLLPHHPLSILNILLSTFTSLLNSKNNIKTYSNSFLTTYALSLFNSIPNPTTFTFNTLIRIHTLLSSPLSALKIFLSLRRLFLTLDFHTFPLILKASSQLHSLSLAQSLHSQVFKYGFLVDSFVMNSLIRVYSVNDRVNDAYKVFCESGYRDIVSYNVMIDGFVKNFKLDRARELFDEMPQRNEVTWGTMIAGYSQAKLCREAVELFNEMIGLEFIPDNIALVSVLSACAQLGELEQGRFVHDYITRNGIRVDSYLTTGLVDLYAKCGCVEIARETFESCTNKDVFTWNAMLVGFAIHGQGLVLLEYFSRMVGEGIKPDGVTFLGVLVGCSHAGLVCEARKVFDEMETVYGVAREGKHYGCMADMLARAGLIEESRELIKGMPNGGDVFAWGGLLGGCRIHGNVEIAKQAAQQVMEIKPEDGGVYSVMANIYANTEQWDDLVKIRKSLGANRRAKKITGTSLIRLNEH